A part of Populus alba chromosome 8, ASM523922v2, whole genome shotgun sequence genomic DNA contains:
- the LOC118030508 gene encoding transcriptional activator DEMETER isoform X1, giving the protein MERFPVPQDIDFLPTMTEKPIPRSNVMLTDGQGNQLGRTNWQLAGFSSGCEQDASNYSRVAQHADQIDQLVRNGGDNIRNAGIGHHEVTRMGNNTSNHIESQTAGLNSSLLASILAYPNIATFTSPVAPPSASTCMVWRPSFPNLHAQVNNCSEPNLLLGNQARCWNLLSSSYISSQTHYEPPLPCLPNHDLNSSPRIEADAASSVTTSFKFATVVPDQAKRLESKLPATMSPSRETNSSGENEKNDLVVFKELKANQHNSEELSCNIADSSSAVISTPSEGEKDLARPDEQGIDLNKTPPQKPPKRRKHRPKVIVEGKPKRTPKAATTKNTNPKEKSTEKRKYVRKALKEPAIQQTDSAIETTPPSSAKRKYVRKKGLNESAVQHTDSNGETINTRPVKRKYVRKKGINESANQHADSTIGITHSSAEAGAKSCRRELRFDLETTTDERYSNAAAQEDMLNKKRGTFDLNTSLQVAHSCTTTSQTNQHNSLQAENKQSGATSNQTPIMNQMGRSYTSISERHVVDAELTPRKIMHMENLNVNARDARGIGQVVFLEKRPERTRQTTYQNTPQSVQMIPLYLIEGRGSKREHLHIEKTNTCTSQPVGSLFDEYYQSIPGMGCLEAQKRNKTENGTQTNTLSKSSCVATTKYPGEWYVHPTASQNLPKQCISFNPILHLERTGETNGLAQVHNSLSPTTIAVCHNLSQTPLKTNHTSDSQQQPETCNTEMSRIQQMSGATVSIPIPSGKGRMPQQPKDILEEHQQPSAKRRGRPAKQKFSSTIEEIIHHMECLSLNARSKKIKNKEQNALVPYKGGGTLVPYDGFEFVKKHKPRPKVDLDPESDRVWKLLMGKEGSEGLEKTDTGKEQWWEEERKVFHGRVDSFIARMHLVQGDRRFSKWKGSVVDSVIGVFLTQNVSDHLSSSAFMSLASLFPLKSRSNAACDSHRKGIMVEEPDVCMQNPNGIIKWNSKFRYPLYNQSPITHHGSAEPQGESETWCLERASVVGAQSHSLEEEFVSSQDSFDSSTVQANGGVRSYSGSNSETEDPPTGCKPSTSHGLSFVDHLQMESPTLLEEFDGCESGSSLFHRGSRHENEQTEGIQNMQQGAGLERLGNLDCFSPYNKQFDYCNPQMQGKVVPCSNYGLLHMTSQSNAQQAEGFKLHSEDSISSWTSNSSRFDKEKAASCSSKTVGQKAANVGKKAARQYELPRYQEAPLAVQHSLYRKQSMSEQNSFQPYHENQVNERNETLQWQSMSAGGPVHLAETLPEKQNNYTQHILNVPRLTENILDFERITSVNEQTPLENIVVDPNTKEKVHPNNKENLKSNANASKARKGKVESEKADAFDWDSLRKQVQTNGRKERTEDTMDSLDYEAVRCAGVNEISEAIKERGMNKILAERIQEFLNRLVREHGSIDLEWLRDVPPGKAKDYLLSIRGLGLKSVECVRLLTLHHLAFPVDTNVGRIAVRLGWVPLQPLPESLQLHLLELYPILESIQKYLWPRLCKLDQRTLYELHYQMITFGKVFCTKSRPNCNACPMRTECRHFASAFTSARLALPGPETKDITTSTVPFMPEKSPSIVINPMPLLPPEDNQHKSVGFDIGSCEPIIEEPVTPDQEQTELAETDIEDFGEDPDEIPTIKLNMEEFTENLQNYIHTNMELQEYDMSKALVALDPNASIPTPKLKNVSRLRTEHQVYELPDSHPLLQGNLQMDKREPDDPSPYLLAIWTPGETANSIEPPEQQCQSREPNKLCNEKICFSCNSIRESNSQTVRGTLLIPCRTAMRGSFPLNGTYFQVNEMFADHESSLNPIDVPRSLIWNLPRRIVYFGTSVPSIFKGLSTEGVQHCFWKGFVCVRGFDQKTRAPRPLKARLHFPVSRLVKTKNEKK; this is encoded by the exons ATGGAGAGATTTCCAGTCCCGCAGGATATTGATTTCTTACCAACAATGACAGAGAAGCCCATTCCAAGATCTAATGTGATGCTGACTGATGGGCAAGGGAACCAATTGGGCAGAACGAATTGGCAACTGGCCGGATTTTCCAGTGGATGTGAACAGGATGCGTCAAATTACAGCAGAGTGGCTCAACATGCTGACCAGATCGATCAACTGGTTAGAAATGGTGGGGATAATATTAGGAATGCAGGCATAGGTCATCATGAGGTTACAAGAATGGGTAATAATACAAGCAATCATATAGAGAGTCAGACCGCAGGTTTGAATAGCAGTTTATTAGCAAGTATCTTAGCATATCCAAATATTGCTACATTTACCTCTCCAGTCGCACCTCCTAGTGCAAGCACATGCATGGTCTGGAGGCCTTCATTTCCCAACCTGCATGCTCAAGTCAACAATTGCAGTGAACCCAATTTGTTGCTCGGAAACCAAGCTCGCTGCTGGAATCTTTTGAGCAGCAGCTATATCTCATCCCAGACACACT ATGAACCTCCATTGCCTTGCCTTCCTAACCATGATCTAAACTCATCACCAAGAATAGAAGCTGATGCAGCCTCGAGTGTTACCACCTCCTTTAAATTTGCCACAGTAGTGCCAGATCAGGCCAAGAGATTGGAGAGTAAGCTTCCCGCAACAATGAGTCCCTCACGAGAAACAAACTCAAGtggagaaaatgagaaaaatgatttAGTTGTATTCAAAGAACTCAAAGCCAATCAACACAATTCAGAAGAGCTCTCGTGTAACATTGCAGACTCATCTTCTGCTGTCATTTCTACACCATCTGAGGGAGAAAAAGATCTAGCAAGGCCAGATGAACAAGGCATCGACCTTAATAAAACACCACCGCAGAAACCTCCAAAGAGAAGAAAGCATAGGCCAAAGGTGATTGTGGAAGGCAAACCAAAAAGGACTCCCAAGGCTGCAACCACAAAAAACACCAACCCCAAGGAGAAGTCAACTGAAAAGCGGAAGTATGTTCGCAAGGCTTTGAAAGAGCCAGCAATTCAACAAACAGATTCTGCTATAGAGACTACACCTCCGAGCTCTGCAAAGAGGAAGTATGTGCGCAAGAAGGGCCTGAATGAATCAGCAGTTCAACATACAGATTCTAATGGAGAAACCATAAATACCCGTCCTGTGAAGagaaagtatgtacgcaagaaGGGCATAAATGAATCAGCAAATCAGCATGCAGACTCTACAATAGGGATTACACATTCCAGTGCTGAAGCTGGTGCAAAATCATGTAGAAGAGAATTGAGGTTTGATTTGGAAACTACCACAGATGAAAGATACAGTAACGCAGCTGCTCAGGAGGACATgctgaataaaaaaagagggacTTTTGATCTGAACACAAGTCTTCAAGTGGCTCATTCATGCACTACAACTTCACAGACGAACCAGCATAATAGTTTACAGGCTGAAAACAAGCAATCAGGTGCTACAAGTAACCAGACACCTATCATGAACCAGATGGGAAGAAGTTATACATCAATTTCAGAAAGACATGTGGTAGATGCTGAACTAACTCCAAGAAAAATCATGCACATGGAGAATTTAAACGTCAATGCAAGAGATGCACGAGGAATTGGTCAAGTTGTCTTTCTAGAAAAAAGACCAGAGCGGACTAGACAGACAACATATCAGAATACCCCTCAATCAGTACAAATGATACcattatatttaattgagggcAGAGGATCCAAGAGAGAACACCTTCATATTGAGAAAACAAACACTTGTACTTCACAACCAGTGGGCTCATTGTTTGATGAATATTATCAAAGCATTCCAGGCATGGGATGTTTGGAGGCccagaaaagaaacaaaacagagaatGGGACTCAAACAAACACACTGAGTAAGTCTTCTTGTGTTGCAACAACTAAATATCCTGGTGAGTGGTATGTGCACCCGACAGCTTCACAAAACCTTCCAAAGCAATGTATTTCATTTAACCCGATTTTACACCTAGAAAGGACAGGAGAGACTAATGGATTGGCTCAAGTCCATAACTCCCTCTCCCCCACCACAATAGCAGTTTGTCACAACCTTTCACAAACCCCTCTCAAAACAAACCATACATCTGATAGCCAACAGCAACCTGAAACTTGCAACACTGAAATGTCAAGAATACAGCAGATGTCTGGAGCTACTGTGTCAATACCAATTCCATCTGGAAAGGGTAGGATGCCGCAACAACCAAAGGATATCTTGGAAGAACATCAGCAGCCATCTGCAAAGAGAAGAG GGCGACCAGCAAAGCAGAAATTCTCCTCTACAATTGAAGAAATCATACACCACATGGAGTGCCTCAGTCTCAATGCAaggagcaaaaaaataaaaaacaaagagcaaaATGCACTTGTGCCTTATAAAGGAGGTGGCACACTTGTTCCCTATGATGGGTTTGAATTTGTCAAAAAACACAAGCCAAGGCCTAAAGTAGACCTTGACCCAGAGTCAGACAGAGTATGGAAACTGCTGATGGGAAAAGAAGGAAGTGAAGGCCTTGAAAAAACAGATACAGGGAAGGAGCAATGGTGGGAGGAAGAGAGAAAAGTTTTTCATGGGCGAGTTGATTCATTCATTGCAAGAATGCATCTCGTTCAAG GAGATAGGCGTTTTTCAAAATGGAAGGGATCAGTTGTTGATTCGGTAATAGGAGTTTTCCTTACCCAAAATGTTTCAGATCATCTGTCAAG CTCTGCCTTCATGTCTCTAGCTTCATTATTTCCTCTGAAGTCTAGGAGCAATGCAGCTTGTGACAGCCATAGGAAAGGCATCATGGTTGAAGAACCAGATGTCTGCATGCAAAACCCAAATGGCATCATCAAATGGAACAGCAAGTTTAGGTATCCACTCTACAACCAAAGCCCCATTACACACCATGGATCAGCAGAACCACAGGGAGAATCTGAAACTTGGTGTTTAGAAAGAGCAAGCGTGGTAGGGGCACAAAGTCACAGCCTGGAGGAAGAATTTGTATCATCACAAGATTCTTTTGATTCCTCAACTGTGCAAGCAAATGGAGGAGTCAGATCCTACTCAGGCTCCAACTCCGAAACAGAAGACCCTCCTACTGGATGCAAACCTAGCACAAGTCATGGTTTATCTTTCGTGGATCATTTACAGATGGAGAGTCCCACCTTGCTAGAAGAATTTGATGGTTGTGAGAGTGGAAGTTCATTGTTTCATAGGGGATCCAGGCATGAAAATGAGCAAACAGAAGGTATACAGAACATGCAGCAAGGAGCTGGATTGGAAAGATTAGGTAATCTGGACTGCTTTTCTCCATATAATAAGCAATTCGATTACTGCAATCCACAGATGCAAGGGAAAGTGGTTCCGTGTAGTAACTATGGGTTGCTACACATGACTTCACAGTCCAATGCACAGCAAGCAGAAGGCTTCAAATTGCACAGTGAAGATTCCATATCTTCTTGGACATCAAATTCTTCCAGATTCGACAAAGAAAAGGCTGCAAGCTGCTCAAGCAAAACTGTTGGACAAAAGGCTGCGAATGTGGGTAAAAAAGCTGCCAGACAATACGAGTTGCCAAGGTATCAAGAAGCTCCACTAGCAGTCCAACATTCTCTCTACAGAAAGCAATCAATGTCTGAACAAAACAGTTTTCAGCCTTACCATGAAAATCAAGTTAATGAGAGGAATGAGACCTTGCAATGGCAAAGCATGTCAGCTGGTGGACCTGTACATCTTGCCGAAACATTGCCTGAGAAGCAAAACAATTACACACAGCACATCTTGAATGTCCCCAGACTCACAGAAAACATTCTTGATTTTGAGAGGATCACTTCTGTGAATGAGCAAACACCCCTAGAAAACATAGTGGTTGACCCAAATACAAAGGAGAAAGTACATCCTAATAACAAGGAAAACCTCAAGTCAAATGCAAATGCCTCAAAAGCTAGAAAAGGGAAAGTTGAGAGTGAGAAAGCAGACGCATTTGACTGGGATAGTTTAAGGAAGCAAGTGCAGACAAatggaagaaaagagagaaccgAAGACACAATGGATTCCTTGGACTATGAAGCAGTGCGATGTGCTGGAGTCAACGAGATTTCTGAAGCCATCAAAGAAAGAGGGATGAATAAAATTCTAGCAGAACGAATCCag GAATTCCTAAACCGACTGGTAAGGGAACATGGAAGCATTGATTTGGAATGGTTAAGAGATGTGCCCCCTGGCAAAGCAAA GGATTATCTGCTAAGTATACGGGGGTTGGGGTTGAAAAGCGTGGAGTGTGTGCGGCTCCTAACACTTCATCATCTTGCGTTCCCA GTTGACACAAATGTTGGGAGAATAGCAGTTCGACTAGGATGGGTCCCTCTCCAGCCACTGCCAGAGTCACTGCAGTTGCACCTGCTAGAACT GTACCCAATACTGGAgtcaattcaaaaatatctcTGGCCAAGATTGTGCAAACTCGATCAAAGAACACT GTATGAATTACATTACCAGATGATCACATTTGGAAAG GTCTTTTGCACAAAGAGCAGACCCAACTGTAATGCATGTCCCATGAGAACAGAATGTAGACATTTTGCAAGTGCCTTCACAAG TGCAAGGCTTGCACTACCTGGACCAGAAACAAAGGATATAACAACTTCAACCGTTCCCTTTATGCCTGAAAAAAGCCCAAGCATAGTCATCAATCCCATGCCATTACTTCCACCTGAGGACAACCAACATAAAAGTGTTGGGTTTGATATTGGCAGTTGTGAGCCCATAATTGAAGAGCCAGTAACACCAGATCAAGAGCAGACTGAATTAGCAGAGACTGATATTGAGGACTTCGGAGAAGATCCTGATGAAATACCCACAATAAAACTCAACATGGAAGAGTTTACTGAGAATTTACAGAATTATATACATACAAACATGGAGCTCCAAGAATACGACATGTCCAAAGCACTAGTTGCTTTGGATCCAAATGCTTCTATCCCCACACCCAAATTGAAGAATGTTAGTCGCCTACGGACAGAACACCAAGT GTATGAACTTCCAGATTCACATCCTCTACTTCAGGGG AACTTGCAGATGGATAAAAGAGAACCTGATGATCCTAGTCCATACCTTCTAGCAATATGGACACCAG GTGAAACTGCAAATTCAATTGAGCCACCTGAACAACAATGTCAGTCCCGGGAACCAAACAAATTGTGCAATGAAAAGATATGTTTTTCATGCAACAGTATCAGAGAATCTAATTCACAAACAGTGAGAGGAACACTTCTG ATACCTTGTAGAACAGCAATGAGAGGAAGCTTCCCACTGAATGGAACGTACTTTCAAGTGAACGAG ATGTTTGCAGATCATGAATCTAGCCTAAACCCAATTGATGTTCCAAGAAGTTTGATATGGAATTTGCCAAGACGGATTGTCTATTTTGGAACTTCTGTACCATCGATATTTAAAG GACTTTCAACAGAAGGAGTTCAGCACTGCTTTTGGAAAG GATTTGTTTGTGTGAGGGGGTTCGACCAGAAAACAAGAGCACCCCGACCTCTCAAGGCCAGATTACACTTTCCAGTAAGTAGGTTGGTAAAGACAAAGAACGAGAAAAAATGA